A single window of Helicobacter pylori NCTC 11637 = CCUG 17874 = ATCC 43504 = JCM 12093 DNA harbors:
- the ccoO gene encoding cytochrome-c oxidase, cbb3-type subunit II, which yields MFSFLEKNPFFFTLAFIFVFAIAGLVEILPNFFKSARPIEGLRPYTVLETAGRQIYIQEGCYHCHSQLIRPFQAEVDRYGAYSLSGEYAYDRPFLWGSKRIGPDLHRVGDYRTTDWHEKHMLDPKSVVPHSIMPAYKHLFIKKSDFDTAYAEALTQKKVFGVPYDTENGVKLGNVEEAKKAYLEEAKKITADMKDKRVLDAIQRGEVLEIVALIAYLNSLGNSRINANQNAK from the coding sequence ATGTTTAGTTTTTTAGAAAAAAACCCGTTCTTTTTCACTCTTGCGTTTATTTTTGTGTTTGCGATCGCGGGCTTGGTGGAGATTTTGCCCAACTTTTTTAAATCCGCTCGCCCGATTGAAGGCTTACGGCCTTATACGGTTTTAGAGACAGCGGGGAGGCAAATTTATATCCAAGAAGGTTGCTATCATTGCCATTCCCAGCTTATTCGCCCTTTCCAAGCTGAGGTGGATCGATATGGCGCGTATAGTTTGAGCGGGGAATACGCGTATGACAGGCCATTTTTGTGGGGTTCTAAAAGGATTGGCCCTGATTTGCACAGGGTTGGGGATTATCGCACAACCGATTGGCATGAAAAGCACATGCTGGATCCTAAAAGCGTTGTGCCGCACAGCATCATGCCAGCTTACAAGCATTTATTCATCAAAAAGAGCGATTTTGACACCGCCTATGCAGAAGCTTTGACGCAAAAAAAGGTTTTTGGCGTGCCTTATGACACCGAAAACGGCGTGAAATTAGGGAATGTAGAAGAAGCGAAAAAAGCCTATTTAGAAGAAGCGAAAAAAATCACAGCCGATATGAAAGACAAACGAGTGCTAGACGCCATTCAAAGAGGCGAAGTGTTAGAAATTGTGGCTTTGATCGCTTATTTGAATAGCTTGGGTAATTCCAGGATCAACGCTAATCAAAACGCTAAATAA
- the ccoN gene encoding cytochrome-c oxidase, cbb3-type subunit I, producing the protein MQENVPLSYDYSISKLFLYAMVGFGIIGMLIGIVLAFELSFPNLNYIAGEYGVFGRLRPLHTNAVIYGFTLGGIWASWYYIGQRVLKITYYQHPFLKIVGLLHFWLWILLLILGVISLFAGLTQSKEYAELMWPLDIIVVVAWVLWGVNMFGSMSVRRENTIYVSLWYYIATYVGIAVMYIFNNLSVPTYFVADMGSVWHSISMYSGSNDALIQWWWGHNAVAFVFTSGVIGTIYYFLPKESGQPIFSYKLTLFSFWSLMFVYIWAGGHHLIYSTVPDWVQTLSSVFSVVLILPSWGTAINMLLTMRGQWHQLKESPLIKFLVLASTFYMLSTLEGSIQAIKSVNALAHFTDWIIGHVHDGVLGWVGFTLIASMYHMTPRLFKREIYSGRLVDFQFWIMTLGIVLYFSSMWIAGITQGMMWRDVDQYGNLTYQFIDTVKVLIPYYNIRGVGGLMYFIGFIIFAYNIFMTITAGKKLEREPNYATPMSR; encoded by the coding sequence ATGCAAGAAAATGTGCCTTTGAGTTATGATTATTCCATTAGCAAATTGTTTCTTTATGCGATGGTTGGCTTTGGGATAATAGGCATGTTAATAGGGATTGTGCTAGCCTTTGAATTGTCTTTCCCTAACTTGAATTACATTGCAGGGGAGTATGGCGTTTTTGGCCGCTTACGCCCTTTACACACGAATGCGGTGATTTATGGTTTCACTCTTGGGGGGATTTGGGCGAGTTGGTATTATATCGGTCAAAGGGTGCTTAAAATCACTTATTACCAACACCCCTTTTTGAAAATTGTAGGGTTATTGCATTTTTGGCTCTGGATTCTTCTTTTAATTCTAGGGGTCATTAGCCTGTTTGCTGGTCTTACTCAATCTAAAGAATACGCCGAATTGATGTGGCCTTTAGATATTATTGTGGTTGTGGCATGGGTGCTATGGGGGGTTAATATGTTTGGGAGCATGAGCGTTAGGAGAGAAAATACCATTTATGTGTCTTTATGGTATTACATCGCTACTTATGTGGGTATAGCGGTGATGTATATCTTCAATAACCTTTCTGTCCCCACCTATTTTGTCGCTGATATGGGGAGTGTTTGGCATTCTATTTCCATGTATTCAGGCAGTAATGATGCGCTCATTCAATGGTGGTGGGGGCATAATGCGGTCGCTTTTGTCTTTACGAGTGGGGTGATTGGCACGATTTATTATTTCTTGCCTAAAGAGAGCGGCCAGCCTATCTTTTCTTACAAACTCACTTTGTTTTCTTTCTGGAGCTTGATGTTTGTTTATATTTGGGCAGGCGGGCACCATTTGATTTATTCCACCGTGCCTGATTGGGTGCAAACCCTTTCTAGCGTGTTTTCAGTGGTGTTGATCTTGCCTTCGTGGGGGACAGCCATTAACATGCTTTTAACGATGAGGGGCCAATGGCACCAGCTCAAAGAAAGCCCTTTGATCAAATTCTTAGTTTTAGCTTCAACTTTCTACATGCTTTCCACTTTAGAAGGCTCTATTCAAGCCATTAAGAGCGTGAACGCTTTAGCGCACTTCACCGATTGGATTATAGGGCATGTGCATGACGGCGTGCTTGGGTGGGTAGGCTTCACTTTGATTGCGAGCATGTATCACATGACGCCTAGGCTTTTCAAAAGAGAGATTTATTCAGGAAGGCTTGTGGATTTCCAATTTTGGATTATGACTTTAGGGATTGTGCTTTACTTTTCGTCCATGTGGATTGCAGGGATCACGCAAGGGATGATGTGGAGGGATGTGGATCAGTATGGGAATCTCACTTACCAGTTCATTGACACGGTTAAGGTGCTAATCCCTTATTACAATATTAGAGGTGTTGGGGGTCTTATGTATTTTATTGGATTTATTATTTTTGCTTACAATATTTTTATGACCATCACAGCAGGCAAAAAATTAGAGCGTGAGCCCAATTACGCCACGCCTATGTCTCGATAG
- a CDS encoding adenine-specific DNA glycosylase: METLHNALLKWYEECGRKDLPFRNLKGINAPYEVYISEVMSQQTQISTVVERFYSPFLEAFPTLKDLANAPLEEVLLLWRGLGYYSRAKNLKKSAEICVKEHNSQLPNDYQSLLKLPGIGAYTANAILCFGFREKSACVDANIKRVLLRLFGLDPNITAKDLQIKANGFLNLNESFNHNQALIDLGALICSPKPKCAICPLNPYCLGKNNPKKHTLKKKQEIIQEERYLGIVIQNDQIALEKIEQKLYFGMHHFPNLKENLECKLPFLGAIKHSHTKFKLNLNLYLATIKDLKNPIRFYSLKDLETLPISSMTLKILHFLKQKNLFGG, from the coding sequence TTGGAAACTTTACACAACGCCCTTTTAAAATGGTATGAAGAATGTGGGCGAAAGGATTTACCTTTTAGGAATTTAAAGGGCATTAACGCTCCCTATGAAGTCTATATCAGCGAAGTGATGAGCCAACAAACCCAAATCAGCACGGTGGTTGAGCGTTTTTATTCCCCCTTTTTAGAAGCTTTCCCCACTTTAAAAGACTTAGCGAACGCTCCATTAGAGGAGGTTTTATTGCTCTGGAGAGGGCTTGGTTATTATTCAAGGGCTAAAAATTTAAAAAAAAGCGCTGAAATTTGCGTTAAAGAACATAACTCACAATTACCTAATGACTATCAAAGCCTATTGAAACTCCCAGGAATTGGCGCATACACGGCTAATGCCATTTTATGTTTTGGCTTTAGAGAAAAGAGCGCATGCGTGGATGCTAATATCAAACGAGTGCTTTTAAGGCTTTTTGGTTTGGATCCTAATATCACGGCTAAAGACTTACAAATTAAAGCGAATGGCTTTCTCAATCTTAATGAAAGCTTTAATCATAACCAAGCCCTAATTGATCTAGGGGCTTTAATCTGCTCCCCTAAACCCAAATGCGCGATTTGCCCCTTAAACCCTTATTGTTTAGGTAAAAATAACCCAAAAAAACACACGCTTAAGAAAAAACAAGAGATCATTCAAGAAGAGCGTTACTTGGGCATTGTGATCCAAAATGACCAAATCGCTTTAGAAAAAATAGAGCAAAAACTCTATTTTGGCATGCACCATTTCCCTAATTTAAAAGAAAATTTAGAATGCAAACTCCCCTTTTTAGGCGCAATCAAACACAGCCACACTAAATTCAAACTCAATTTAAACCTCTATCTCGCTACGATAAAAGATTTAAAAAACCCTATTCGTTTTTATAGCCTTAAAGACTTAGAAACCTTACCCATAAGCTCTATGACGCTT